ATGACGTATCCAGAAAGAGAGTGGTGGCTAATCTCTATGATGCACTCTTGCCCGGTGGTTACATATTCCTGGGACATTCCGAGTCGATCGGCAGGATCACCGCGGCCTTTGTGCTCGAGAGGATGGGGGATTTTCTCTGTTACCGTAAACCGTGAAATATTTAGGGAGAATAGAATGTCAAAAAAAATCTTGATCGTGGATGATTCGGAGATCGTCCTGAACCTTCACTGCTTTATTCTGGAAGGGTCAGGGTACCGTTGCACCCGGGCGAATAACGGTTTTACGGCCCTTGAAATCCTGATGAAAGAGCCCTTCGATCTGGTGATAACCGACATCAACATGCCCAGGATGGACGGTTATGAACTAACCAGGAGAATACGGAACATCGAGGAATACTCAGATGTCCCGATAATAATAATTTCTACGGAAGAAGAAGCCAGGGATAAAATGAAGGGAATGGAAGCCGGCGCAAATGTATACATTGTAAAACCAGCCCAGCCGGAGGTCCTCATCACAAACGTGAAAATGCTGCTTTCTGAATAACTAAAAGAGGTGCTTGAGATGTTTCCTGCCAATTCTCCTGAAGATGCAACACTTCTTTTGGAATTCATCGCCGAATCCCTTGAACATCTCGAAGGGATCGATAATGAACTCCTTCAGTATGAAAATGATCCTGACAACAAAGAACTCATCGACTCCATTTTCCGGGCGATTCACTCAATCAAAGGTACTTCGGCTTTTCTCGGATTAAAAGATATCAATGGCTTGGCCCACAGGCTCGAAACCCTTTTAGACATGCTGAGAAACGGACAAAGGAATCTTGATGAAGACATTATGGAGGTCCTTCTCTCGGGATTCGATCTTGTAAGGGCCCTTATCGAGGAACTGAATCAAAAGATCGACCAGCAGATTGAGTCAGAGGTGGAGCCGAACGATCGGCGTATCGAAAACCTCCTTTCCTCATTAAGCGCCTATATCGACGAACCCGATCCGGAAGATGCCAAGGACGAGCAGTCCAAGAGAAAAAGGGCAAAA
This sequence is a window from Deltaproteobacteria bacterium. Protein-coding genes within it:
- a CDS encoding response regulator, translated to MSKKILIVDDSEIVLNLHCFILEGSGYRCTRANNGFTALEILMKEPFDLVITDINMPRMDGYELTRRIRNIEEYSDVPIIIISTEEEARDKMKGMEAGANVYIVKPAQPEVLITNVKMLLSE